One window from the genome of Pyrobaculum ferrireducens encodes:
- a CDS encoding type II toxin-antitoxin system VapC family toxin, which translates to MRIVADASAIAALYLPEKLSEEVEKALAGADSVSSLDLAAYEVLNVVWKRARRGLISREAALEIAGEVLQLFKTLEVYSYREVLPDALEIALERGVTVYDSAYVALAKKLGATLLTLDKQIAQAFPQIVYRL; encoded by the coding sequence ATGCGGATAGTCGCTGATGCCTCGGCGATCGCCGCTCTGTACCTGCCGGAGAAGCTGAGTGAAGAGGTGGAGAAGGCACTAGCCGGGGCCGACTCAGTCTCTTCGCTTGACTTAGCGGCGTACGAGGTCCTCAACGTGGTGTGGAAACGCGCCAGGCGGGGCCTCATAAGCCGGGAGGCGGCTCTCGAAATCGCGGGGGAGGTGCTTCAGCTATTTAAAACCTTGGAGGTGTACAGCTATAGGGAGGTCCTCCCCGACGCCCTAGAAATAGCCCTGGAGAGGGGAGTCACGGTGTACGACTCGGCATATGTAGCCCTAGCTAAAAAACTAGGCGCAACCCTCCTGACGCTCGACAAACAAATCGCTCAAGCCTTCCCCCAGATTGTCTACAGGCTGTAG
- a CDS encoding helix-turn-helix transcriptional regulator: MATYGRGRCGGRGGRRWCSCLRFKKKKVDRGDCADLNEVDKAILEELARRGGATDRVELHEALSIPKTTLHRHLHKLARYGYVRLVQQGGRQRVELIRKC, from the coding sequence GTGGCTACCTACGGCCGGGGCCGTTGCGGTGGCCGCGGCGGCCGCCGCTGGTGTAGTTGCCTACGTTTTAAAAAAAAGAAAGTAGATAGAGGCGACTGTGCCGATTTAAACGAGGTAGACAAGGCGATACTAGAGGAACTAGCGCGGCGTGGAGGCGCAACTGACCGCGTGGAGCTACATGAGGCGCTGAGCATACCAAAAACAACGCTCCACCGCCACCTCCACAAACTAGCCAGGTACGGCTACGTGCGGCTTGTACAACAAGGCGGGAGGCAGAGAGTAGAGCTAATCAGGAAGTGTTAA
- a CDS encoding GYD domain-containing protein yields MAKFVVLSRLTDEGAKTVFERPERIKEVNKELESYGVKVLEQYVVFGDYDFLNIVEVEDVNKFLKAMLDLNRRGTIRTTSYLIIPVDEAIETLKKK; encoded by the coding sequence ATGGCTAAGTTCGTGGTGCTGTCGAGGCTGACAGACGAGGGAGCAAAGACCGTCTTTGAGAGGCCTGAGCGGATAAAAGAAGTAAACAAAGAGCTTGAGTCCTACGGCGTCAAGGTCTTGGAGCAGTACGTCGTGTTTGGCGACTACGACTTTCTAAACATTGTCGAGGTGGAGGATGTAAATAAATTCCTCAAAGCCATGCTAGACCTGAACAGACGCGGCACTATTAGAACCACCAGCTACCTCATAATCCCCGTAGACGAGGCCATCGAGACGCTGAAGAAAAAATAA